From a region of the Gemmatimonadota bacterium genome:
- a CDS encoding tetratricopeptide repeat protein produces MRVVLLLAVAVVAVIVLPLYGQSPIRASPPDSTLGSGGPSSLETGRILYQQGQYDAALALLQQAVREEGRYAPARYWLGMTWYALGNRGEALKAFRRVVQLDKSWASGHVGLGMIYMDMPNRRLDARRALRNAIKADPDNADIQYYMGMTYMDQERTGHLIGSDRDGRQYFLKTVELNPFHPDAFF; encoded by the coding sequence ATGCGCGTTGTCCTGCTCCTTGCGGTCGCTGTGGTCGCCGTGATCGTGCTCCCCCTGTACGGCCAGTCCCCCATCCGCGCCAGCCCGCCGGATTCGACGCTTGGATCAGGCGGTCCGTCATCCCTCGAAACCGGCAGGATCCTCTATCAACAGGGACAGTACGACGCAGCCTTGGCACTCCTTCAACAGGCCGTGCGCGAGGAGGGAAGATATGCTCCCGCCCGTTACTGGCTCGGCATGACGTGGTATGCCCTGGGAAATCGCGGCGAAGCGCTGAAAGCGTTCAGGCGAGTTGTACAATTGGACAAGAGTTGGGCGTCCGGACATGTCGGCCTGGGCATGATATACATGGATATGCCCAACAGGCGACTGGATGCCCGCAGGGCTTTGCGGAACGCGATCAAGGCAGATCCTGACAACGCGGACATACAGTACTACATGGGCATGACCTACATGGACCAGGAGCGAACGGGCCATTTGATCGGCAGCGACAGAGATGGCAGGCAGTACTTCCTGAAAACCGTGGAACTTAATCCTTTCCACCCGGACGCTTTCTTCTAA